The Rhodothermales bacterium genome window below encodes:
- a CDS encoding citrate transporter encodes MVMILAIGFCSGAAYAQAVDVATPDVVAAADSAGVAAHDLAQEAGTESADEHATDVEEGDHGHGEVPPVWLVLPFVILLVMIATGPLFYAHHWHHHYPKYAIALGLIVAVAYIFGLGTATPVVHAIQEYLAFIALVASLFIAASGIYVKVNARGTPWSNAFLLFVASVIANLIATTGSAMLFIRCYMRLNTGRLKAYHIVFFIFLVANVGGALTPIGDPPLFLGFLRGVPFFWTFTHVWYIWLPTTLLILAVFLAFDFRNKDVSQDADPSLPTVQVEGMKSFIWIAIIIVSVFIDPNVFEWVPVLHVGDIHIPFGIREIIMLTVAVLAYRSADRTVLEKNEFNFEPIREVGWLFLGIFATMQPALANIAAFAQNNAESLTVGMFYFGTGILSAILDNAPTYLNFVSAAMGKFGLDVNVVSQVKEFAEPALADPESWFFLQAISVAAVFFGAMSYIGNAPNFMVKAIAEAKGVETPSFMGYIWRYSIPILLPIYVLVYIVFYSGWILQP; translated from the coding sequence ATGGTGATGATTTTGGCGATTGGCTTCTGTTCGGGAGCCGCATATGCACAGGCGGTGGACGTCGCTACGCCGGACGTCGTTGCGGCTGCGGATTCTGCAGGAGTAGCAGCGCACGACCTTGCTCAAGAGGCTGGTACGGAATCGGCCGACGAGCACGCGACCGACGTGGAAGAGGGAGACCATGGCCACGGCGAAGTTCCACCGGTATGGCTCGTTCTTCCGTTCGTGATCTTGCTCGTGATGATCGCTACCGGGCCCCTGTTTTATGCACATCACTGGCATCACCACTACCCGAAGTATGCCATTGCGCTGGGATTGATTGTTGCGGTCGCCTACATCTTCGGACTCGGGACCGCGACACCTGTGGTCCACGCGATTCAGGAGTACCTCGCCTTCATCGCCCTGGTCGCTTCTCTCTTCATCGCCGCCAGCGGAATCTATGTGAAGGTGAATGCGCGGGGAACGCCCTGGTCCAACGCGTTTCTGTTGTTTGTCGCGTCCGTGATCGCAAACCTGATCGCGACAACTGGTTCGGCGATGCTGTTCATTCGCTGCTATATGCGACTGAATACAGGTCGTTTGAAGGCATACCACATTGTCTTCTTCATCTTCCTCGTAGCTAACGTCGGCGGCGCGCTAACTCCAATCGGCGATCCGCCCCTGTTCCTCGGTTTCCTGAGGGGCGTGCCGTTCTTCTGGACATTCACACACGTCTGGTATATCTGGCTACCCACAACTCTGCTCATCCTTGCCGTCTTTCTGGCCTTCGATTTCCGCAACAAGGACGTCAGCCAGGATGCCGACCCGAGCCTGCCGACGGTTCAGGTTGAAGGGATGAAGAGTTTCATATGGATCGCGATTATCATTGTGTCGGTGTTCATCGACCCGAACGTGTTCGAATGGGTACCGGTACTACATGTGGGCGACATCCACATTCCGTTCGGAATCCGGGAGATCATCATGCTTACGGTGGCCGTCCTTGCGTATCGAAGCGCAGACAGAACCGTTCTCGAGAAGAACGAATTCAATTTCGAACCCATCAGGGAAGTCGGGTGGCTCTTCCTGGGTATTTTCGCGACGATGCAACCGGCCCTCGCCAACATCGCCGCCTTCGCCCAGAACAATGCAGAGTCCCTCACCGTCGGGATGTTTTACTTCGGCACGGGCATTCTATCGGCCATACTCGACAATGCCCCGACCTACCTGAATTTCGTATCCGCGGCGATGGGCAAGTTCGGTCTCGATGTGAATGTAGTCTCGCAGGTGAAGGAGTTTGCGGAGCCGGCCCTGGCCGATCCGGAGTCGTGGTTCTTCCTGCAGGCGATATCTGTTGCGGCGGTCTTCTTTGGTGCGATGTCCTACATTGGCAACGCCCCGAACTTCATGGTCAAGGCGATTGCAGAGGCCAAGGGAGTCGAGACCCCGTCTTTCATGGGCTACATCTGGCGATACTCGATACCCATCCTTCTTCCGATCTACGTGCTCGTGTACATCGTTTTCTATAGCGGGTGGATTCTTCAACCATGA
- a CDS encoding 4a-hydroxytetrahydrobiopterin dehydratase, whose product MTTPLNTPQVTEALQELPGWSFVDDKLVKTFSFSSFKEAVSFIVRVAFEAEQLNHHPEIRNVYSRVEIGLTTHDAGDRVTGKDVELATSIDGFSWV is encoded by the coding sequence ATGACAACACCTCTCAACACGCCACAAGTGACGGAAGCTCTGCAAGAGCTTCCGGGTTGGTCGTTTGTGGACGACAAGCTCGTCAAGACATTCAGCTTCTCTTCGTTCAAGGAAGCGGTCAGCTTTATTGTACGCGTCGCGTTTGAAGCCGAGCAGCTCAATCATCATCCAGAGATCCGCAACGTGTACAGTCGGGTCGAAATCGGCCTCACAACGCACGATGCCGGAGATCGCGTAACAGGCAAGGACGTGGAGCTCGCAACATCGATCGACGGTTTTTCCTGGGTATGA
- a CDS encoding NADH-quinone oxidoreductase subunit N: protein MDLSGAYSAMGSDLFSSLSLVLIAATGLLMVVWDSFRNNDRMVPWLGVAACTVAIVFELIRMNSPAQSVFYNLMWTGGFASFINIVVLVSAALTMVLSVPYLDRIQHNYGEVYALIMFASVGMILLGTANNLISIFVGLETMSICLYILTGLMRSDEGGTESALKYFLLGAFSTGFFLYGMVLLYAATGTMYLDQMGVAFDGSENNLLFWAGVALLLIGFLFKVSAVPFHMWTPDVYQGAPTTLTGFMSTASKAAAFAALILVLFHALPSERWNMVLATIAALTMILGNVVAIAQTNVKRMLAYSSIAHAGYILVGLAAGTVAGYSGALFYLLVYSLMNIGAFGVIAMLEWDGRVGLEQDLDSLAGVGYRRPLLGVTMGFFLFSLTGFPPLGGFIGKYAVFAPAVDAGLTWLVLIGVLASAVSAYYYLRVLYVFWMKSEDDGNRHAMEFIAGSPVTVGTAVVLVACAGLLLVLGLYPGVLETTAGFFDAASSSLASAR from the coding sequence ATGGATCTTTCTGGAGCATACAGTGCAATGGGCAGCGACCTCTTCAGTTCGCTGTCGCTGGTACTCATAGCAGCTACCGGCCTGCTCATGGTTGTCTGGGACTCGTTTCGCAACAACGATCGCATGGTGCCGTGGCTAGGTGTCGCGGCTTGCACCGTCGCCATCGTGTTCGAACTTATTCGGATGAATTCGCCGGCGCAGAGCGTCTTCTACAATTTGATGTGGACGGGCGGATTCGCATCTTTCATAAACATCGTCGTCCTGGTTTCCGCTGCGCTCACCATGGTTCTTTCCGTGCCGTACCTGGATAGGATTCAGCACAACTACGGTGAAGTGTATGCGCTGATCATGTTCGCATCCGTCGGAATGATCTTGCTCGGAACGGCCAACAATCTCATCTCGATCTTCGTTGGGCTGGAGACGATGTCGATCTGTCTCTACATCCTGACCGGGCTGATGCGGAGCGACGAAGGCGGTACAGAGAGCGCGCTCAAGTACTTCCTGCTCGGGGCGTTCTCGACCGGATTCTTTCTGTATGGCATGGTGCTCCTGTATGCGGCGACCGGGACGATGTATCTCGACCAGATGGGCGTGGCTTTTGACGGGTCAGAAAACAACTTGCTCTTCTGGGCCGGCGTCGCCCTGCTCCTCATCGGATTCCTCTTCAAGGTCAGCGCCGTCCCTTTCCATATGTGGACGCCCGACGTATACCAGGGCGCACCGACGACGCTGACAGGTTTTATGTCCACGGCTTCGAAGGCCGCTGCGTTCGCTGCCCTTATTCTTGTGCTGTTTCATGCGCTGCCGTCCGAAAGGTGGAACATGGTGCTCGCCACCATCGCGGCACTGACGATGATCCTCGGCAATGTCGTGGCGATCGCACAGACAAACGTGAAGCGGATGCTTGCGTACTCGTCGATCGCGCACGCCGGGTATATCCTCGTCGGGCTCGCAGCCGGGACGGTCGCGGGATACTCGGGGGCGCTCTTCTACCTGCTGGTGTACTCGCTCATGAATATCGGCGCGTTCGGTGTGATCGCGATGCTGGAATGGGACGGTCGCGTGGGCCTCGAGCAGGATCTAGACTCGCTGGCTGGCGTGGGTTACCGCAGACCATTGCTCGGCGTGACCATGGGTTTCTTCCTGTTCAGTCTTACGGGTTTTCCACCCCTCGGTGGCTTTATCGGGAAGTACGCGGTCTTCGCACCCGCGGTGGATGCAGGACTGACCTGGCTCGTGCTTATCGGGGTCCTCGCAAGTGCGGTATCTGCGTACTATTACCTGCGTGTGCTATACGTCTTCTGGATGAAGTCAGAAGACGACGGCAATCGCCACGCGATGGAATTCATCGCAGGATCGCCGGTAACGGTAGGCACTGCTGTGGTTCTGGTGGCATGTGCCG
- a CDS encoding NADH-quinone oxidoreductase subunit M: MEIPYLTSWVIFLPMVGAVLTMLARSVNAIRWTALVTTLATFVLSIGLYTGFDPAVSTALAPQLVDISGSWFPDAFDIKYFVGIDGLNILLVMLTTLLGPIVIMSSWNYIQKSHKGYYVLLLVLQTGVTGVFTSYDIILFYMFFELTLIPMYFIIGIWGGEDRIYAAVKFVLFTLVGSLLMLVAILYLGFQAGDAVNAGVFTTDWYKLVAFDTPVTMQTWLFFLFAFAFAIKVPLFPLHTWLPDAHVQAPTGGSVILAGVLLKMGTYGLVRFCLPFFPYASYKYAMLFAVLAVIGIIYGALVSRAQPDAKKLVAYSSVSHLGFVVLGIFAFTTEALQGAMIQMVNHGISTGALFLLVGMLYERRHTRLMEDFGGIAKVVPVLSFFMVFTVLASAGLPGLNGFVGEFLILVGSFKSTVLDSPVLVAFATSGVILAAVYLLWMIYRIFFGQVTNEANLAMPDVNLREFALMAPLVILMLVMGFAPNSFLQKSEPATRYLLEVVEAKHASAVASIEQQQLALNVDEESPAPLVATSE, encoded by the coding sequence ATGGAGATCCCGTACCTGACTTCCTGGGTCATTTTCCTGCCGATGGTGGGCGCCGTCCTGACAATGCTTGCCAGGTCGGTGAACGCGATACGGTGGACGGCTCTCGTTACTACGTTGGCGACCTTCGTCCTGTCGATTGGCCTTTATACAGGTTTTGATCCTGCCGTCAGCACGGCGCTGGCGCCTCAGCTGGTCGACATCTCGGGATCGTGGTTTCCCGATGCGTTCGACATCAAGTACTTCGTTGGTATCGACGGCCTCAACATACTGCTCGTCATGCTGACGACGCTGCTTGGGCCAATCGTCATCATGTCGTCGTGGAACTACATCCAGAAGTCGCACAAGGGGTATTACGTTCTTCTCCTGGTTCTGCAGACGGGTGTGACCGGCGTCTTCACGTCGTACGACATCATCCTCTTCTACATGTTCTTCGAGCTCACGCTCATCCCGATGTACTTCATCATCGGAATATGGGGAGGAGAGGACAGGATCTATGCCGCAGTGAAATTCGTGCTGTTTACACTGGTCGGTTCGCTGCTGATGCTCGTGGCCATTCTGTATCTGGGTTTTCAGGCGGGAGATGCGGTTAACGCCGGTGTGTTCACGACTGACTGGTACAAACTCGTCGCGTTTGACACGCCCGTCACCATGCAGACGTGGCTCTTCTTCCTGTTCGCGTTTGCCTTTGCGATCAAGGTCCCGCTGTTTCCATTGCACACGTGGCTGCCGGATGCTCACGTTCAGGCGCCGACGGGAGGATCTGTCATACTGGCGGGCGTCCTGCTGAAGATGGGTACGTACGGTCTGGTTCGGTTCTGTTTGCCGTTCTTCCCATACGCATCGTACAAGTACGCGATGCTCTTTGCCGTTCTCGCAGTGATCGGGATCATCTACGGTGCGCTGGTGTCGCGGGCCCAGCCTGACGCCAAGAAACTCGTCGCGTACTCGTCGGTCAGCCACCTTGGCTTTGTCGTGCTCGGCATCTTTGCGTTCACGACCGAAGCGCTTCAGGGTGCAATGATTCAAATGGTCAATCACGGAATCTCGACCGGCGCACTCTTCCTTCTTGTCGGCATGCTGTACGAGCGCCGGCATACACGTCTGATGGAGGACTTCGGAGGAATTGCGAAGGTGGTTCCGGTCCTCAGCTTTTTCATGGTGTTCACTGTGCTGGCGTCGGCCGGCCTGCCGGGCCTGAACGGATTCGTAGGAGAGTTCTTGATTCTCGTGGGCTCCTTCAAGAGTACCGTGCTAGACAGTCCTGTACTCGTGGCTTTTGCGACGTCAGGCGTCATTCTGGCGGCAGTATACCTTCTCTGGATGATCTACAGGATTTTCTTCGGCCAGGTTACCAACGAGGCGAATCTCGCCATGCCCGACGTCAACCTCCGCGAGTTCGCCCTGATGGCGCCGCTCGTTATCCTGATGTTGGTCATGGGCTTTGCTCCTAACTCGTTCCTTCAGAAGAGCGAGCCGGCGACTCGCTACCTCCTGGAAGTTGTTGAGGCCAAACACGCATCCGCGGTTGCCTCGATCGAGCAGCAACAACTCGCGCTGAACGTCGACGAAGAATCGCCTGCACCGCTCGTGGCGACGTCTGAGTAG